From a single Bacillus gobiensis genomic region:
- a CDS encoding MFS transporter, with protein MLSIALLSVSYAGLTTAACAIWSLPGDVAPPNMTSIAGGLQNCVSNIGGILGPIVTGFIITSTHSFIPALLVSGAVTLAGALTYLFWLGKVEPIIPGVDSPSSQLSL; from the coding sequence GTGCTTTCCATTGCTTTATTGTCTGTTTCTTATGCCGGTTTAACGACAGCTGCCTGTGCGATTTGGTCACTGCCGGGAGACGTCGCGCCGCCTAATATGACTTCAATAGCAGGAGGCCTTCAAAATTGCGTTTCGAACATAGGAGGGATTTTAGGGCCGATCGTGACCGGCTTCATCATCACTTCGACTCATTCGTTTATCCCGGCTCTTTTAGTATCTGGAGCTGTTACTTTGGCGGGTGCATTAACTTATCTTTTCTGGCTTGGAAAGGTAGAACCGATTATTCCTGGGGTGGACTCACCAAGCAGCCAGTTGAGTTTATAA
- a CDS encoding MFS transporter, translating into MGKRTGKRTRVRWNIAILMWAAIAINYLDRTVLSATTPALMEEFGLDAAQMGIIMSAFFWSYALFQIPAGWLADKVGQRFSLAFCVAWWSIATALTALSQGLKSLLIFRVLLGIGEAGAYPSNAGVTAKWFPDKERTRVSAIFDSGSKVGTALAMPLVVWLMTMFGWKVPFIVSGLLGLIWVVIWWAYYRDPEKHMYVNQDELTYIRDGQVKKEGLNQTKSMKWYELLKYRNIQAMCVGFFMLNYAIYFFITWFPAYLVQERGFELMKMGWVSMIPPLVGLVAELIAGWFSDHLYSKGYSLTFVRKLSLVGGMLLATMIAFPDWLIPQCFPLLYCLFLMPV; encoded by the coding sequence ATGGGAAAACGAACGGGAAAAAGGACAAGAGTTCGCTGGAACATAGCTATTCTCATGTGGGCTGCTATTGCAATTAATTATTTGGATCGAACCGTTTTGTCAGCGACAACACCTGCTTTAATGGAGGAGTTTGGACTAGATGCAGCGCAAATGGGCATTATCATGTCAGCTTTCTTTTGGAGTTACGCGTTATTTCAGATTCCTGCAGGCTGGTTAGCCGACAAAGTTGGGCAGAGATTCTCGCTTGCTTTTTGTGTTGCCTGGTGGTCAATTGCCACTGCATTGACAGCTCTCAGCCAAGGTTTGAAATCTCTCCTAATCTTTCGTGTGCTGTTAGGAATAGGAGAGGCTGGCGCATACCCAAGTAACGCAGGTGTAACAGCGAAATGGTTTCCTGATAAAGAAAGGACCAGGGTTTCTGCAATTTTTGATAGTGGATCCAAAGTGGGGACAGCTTTAGCGATGCCGCTTGTTGTTTGGTTAATGACGATGTTTGGATGGAAAGTTCCGTTTATCGTTTCCGGCCTATTAGGATTGATCTGGGTAGTTATCTGGTGGGCCTATTACCGTGACCCGGAAAAGCATATGTATGTCAATCAAGATGAACTAACCTATATTCGGGACGGGCAGGTCAAAAAAGAAGGGCTTAATCAAACAAAGTCGATGAAATGGTACGAGCTACTAAAATACCGTAATATTCAAGCCATGTGTGTCGGCTTTTTCATGTTAAACTATGCGATTTACTTTTTTATTACATGGTTTCCGGCCTACCTCGTTCAAGAACGCGGCTTTGAATTGATGAAAATGGGCTGGGTCTCGATGATTCCCCCTTTAGTTGGATTAGTGGCTGAACTCATCGCGGGCTGGTTTTCCGACCACCTTTACTCAAAAGGCTATTCGTTAACCTTTGTACGTAAGTTGAGCCTTGTTGGAGGTATGTTGCTGGCAACGATGATTGCTTTTCCGGATTGGTTGATTCCGCAGTGCTTTCCATTGCTTTATTGTCTGTTTCTTATGCCGGTTTAA
- the gucD gene encoding alpha-ketoglutaric semialdehyde dehydrogenase GucD: MTTTTQVKTYLNYINGTWVASLSDNVVTSINPANRNEIVGRIQSSTEEDVDKAVFAAKQAQKAWQKLSGAERGNYLYKIADQLERRLDEIAESMTREMGKTFPEAKGETMRGIAILRYYAGEGMRKVGDVIPSTDSEALMFTTRVPLGVVGVISPWNFPVAIPIWKMAPALIYGNTVVIKPAMEATVTAAKVVECMDKAGIPAGVVNMVTGAGSVVGAAIANHTNVNGITFTGSNVTGKQIGHAALARGAKYQLEMGGKNPVIIAADSDLDLAVEGTISGGLRSTGQKCTATSRVFVQAEVYDAFKDKLLEKVKEITIGNGMEEGTWMGPCASESQMNTVLSYIEKGKAEGATLIFGGGYCDEKGTEDGFYVSPTIFENVTNDMVIAQEEIFGPVLALIKVKTIEEALTLANDVEFGLSASIYTKDIGTMLSFINETDAGLVRINAETAGVELQAPFGGMKQSSSHSREQGQAAIEFFTSIKTVFVKA; the protein is encoded by the coding sequence ATGACAACTACAACGCAAGTGAAAACCTATCTTAATTATATTAATGGGACATGGGTCGCATCTCTTTCAGACAATGTAGTGACAAGCATTAATCCTGCCAATAGAAACGAAATCGTAGGAAGAATCCAATCCTCAACTGAAGAGGATGTTGATAAAGCAGTATTCGCGGCAAAACAGGCGCAAAAAGCGTGGCAAAAGCTTTCTGGAGCCGAACGCGGCAATTACCTTTACAAAATTGCCGACCAACTTGAACGCCGTCTGGACGAAATTGCCGAATCGATGACACGGGAAATGGGGAAAACATTTCCAGAAGCTAAAGGTGAGACGATGCGCGGGATCGCGATTTTGCGCTACTATGCCGGTGAGGGAATGCGCAAAGTAGGAGACGTCATTCCGTCTACTGACAGTGAAGCCTTAATGTTTACGACACGCGTTCCGCTTGGAGTTGTCGGCGTTATTTCTCCGTGGAACTTTCCAGTAGCCATTCCAATTTGGAAAATGGCACCGGCGCTCATATACGGCAATACAGTCGTGATAAAACCGGCAATGGAGGCAACTGTTACAGCAGCTAAGGTTGTTGAGTGCATGGATAAGGCAGGCATTCCGGCTGGCGTCGTGAATATGGTGACTGGCGCAGGTTCTGTTGTAGGGGCGGCAATTGCCAACCATACAAATGTCAACGGTATTACGTTTACAGGTTCAAACGTAACCGGGAAACAGATTGGTCATGCTGCCCTAGCTAGAGGAGCGAAATATCAATTGGAGATGGGCGGGAAAAATCCAGTGATCATTGCAGCAGATAGCGACCTGGATTTGGCGGTAGAAGGAACGATAAGCGGCGGACTCCGGTCGACAGGGCAAAAATGCACGGCCACGAGCCGGGTATTTGTTCAGGCTGAGGTATATGATGCGTTTAAAGACAAATTACTTGAAAAAGTAAAAGAGATTACCATAGGAAACGGAATGGAGGAAGGCACGTGGATGGGCCCGTGTGCCAGTGAAAGTCAGATGAACACCGTTCTTTCCTATATAGAAAAAGGAAAAGCTGAAGGTGCAACATTGATATTCGGCGGTGGATATTGTGATGAAAAAGGCACCGAAGATGGTTTTTACGTTTCTCCGACAATATTTGAGAACGTCACAAACGATATGGTTATTGCTCAGGAAGAAATTTTTGGCCCAGTCCTTGCACTCATAAAAGTTAAAACAATTGAAGAAGCACTTACGCTTGCCAATGATGTAGAATTTGGGCTTAGTGCCTCCATTTATACAAAAGACATTGGTACAATGCTTTCGTTTATTAACGAAACGGATGCCGGACTTGTTCGAATAAATGCTGAAACAGCAGGTGTAGAATTGCAGGCACCGTTCGGAGGAATGAAACAATCCAGTTCTCACTCCCGAGAACAGGGACAAGCGGCAATCGAATTCTTTACCTCTATCAAAACTGTTTTTGTAAAAGCATAA
- a CDS encoding UxaA family hydrolase, translated as MEWNNEKTFWGYRRSDGRVGVRNHVLILPTITCATQAAKQITELVHGTVSFIHQHGCAQVGVDYDQTFRTYVGMGTNPNVYGVVVLGLGCETHQARSVAGELAKTGKPVEVVSIQDHGGTLGAIAEGSKIAAKMVQDASAQMRELCDFSELVIGTECGGSDACSGLSANPAVGVVSDMLVDHGGTAILAETTELIGAEHLLAQRAADDRTAKRVYEVIGAMENRAIKMGVDIRTGNPSPGNIKGGLSSLEEKSLGASNKSGSRPLQEVIDYAQAPSKKGLVWMDTPGHDIEQLTGMVAGGAQIVLFTTGRGTPTGSPIAPVIKIATNTRMFEEMGDNMDLNAGTIIEGKESIESVGRHILDEIELVASGKFTKAEILKQHDFGIWRIGPTF; from the coding sequence TTGGAGTGGAATAATGAAAAGACATTTTGGGGATATAGGCGTTCCGATGGCAGAGTTGGAGTGAGAAACCATGTGCTGATTTTGCCAACGATTACTTGTGCAACGCAAGCCGCAAAACAGATTACGGAATTGGTGCATGGCACTGTCTCTTTTATTCATCAGCATGGGTGTGCCCAGGTGGGAGTAGATTACGACCAAACCTTCCGTACATATGTAGGAATGGGGACAAATCCGAATGTTTATGGAGTTGTTGTTTTAGGGCTTGGTTGTGAAACCCACCAAGCACGCAGTGTAGCTGGAGAACTGGCAAAGACAGGAAAGCCGGTTGAAGTGGTTTCGATTCAAGATCACGGAGGAACGCTCGGTGCAATCGCCGAAGGATCTAAAATTGCCGCAAAAATGGTTCAGGATGCTTCTGCTCAAATGCGAGAATTATGCGATTTTAGCGAGCTCGTGATTGGAACAGAATGCGGGGGTTCGGACGCATGTTCCGGATTATCCGCAAATCCTGCAGTTGGAGTGGTTAGTGACATGCTGGTTGATCATGGAGGTACTGCTATTTTAGCAGAAACAACAGAGCTTATTGGTGCTGAGCATCTATTGGCTCAACGTGCGGCCGATGATAGAACTGCCAAACGTGTATATGAAGTAATTGGGGCTATGGAAAACCGGGCAATCAAGATGGGCGTTGATATTCGAACGGGAAATCCAAGCCCTGGAAATATCAAGGGAGGCTTAAGTTCTCTGGAAGAAAAGTCGTTAGGCGCTTCGAATAAGTCAGGCAGCAGGCCTTTGCAGGAAGTGATTGATTATGCCCAAGCTCCATCGAAAAAGGGTCTGGTTTGGATGGATACACCTGGACATGACATTGAGCAGTTGACGGGCATGGTTGCAGGAGGAGCTCAAATTGTCCTGTTTACCACAGGAAGAGGTACTCCAACCGGATCTCCCATTGCCCCTGTTATTAAGATTGCGACAAATACAAGAATGTTTGAAGAAATGGGAGATAACATGGATTTGAACGCTGGAACGATCATCGAAGGAAAAGAGTCGATCGAATCGGTTGGTCGGCACATTTTAGATGAAATCGAGCTTGTTGCTTCCGGGAAGTTTACGAAAGCAGAAATTCTCAAGCAGCATGATTTCGGTATTTGGCGAATTGGGCCTACATTTTAA
- a CDS encoding DUF1349 domain-containing protein, with protein MSDSIILIDEFNNTEIDKNLEWYSPPKEWELNPERSNLMIKTDKQTDFWQKTHYGFQADNGHFLYYELHGDFRLTTKVKSKPKNRYDQAGLMVRFSNNTWLKTSVEYIPDGHSKLGVVVTNQGYSDWSSQEFSEDDTSLFYRITRRENNYYVDYSLDGTSWSQIRMTHLVEETDNIKVGIYACSPQGEGCEAEFDFIKIENINNDTKVY; from the coding sequence ATGAGTGATAGCATCATACTGATAGACGAGTTCAATAATACCGAAATTGATAAAAATTTAGAATGGTATTCCCCGCCTAAAGAGTGGGAGCTTAATCCTGAACGCTCGAATTTAATGATTAAAACTGACAAGCAAACGGATTTTTGGCAAAAAACACATTATGGTTTTCAAGCTGATAATGGACATTTTTTGTACTATGAACTGCACGGAGACTTTAGATTAACTACTAAAGTAAAATCAAAACCAAAAAATAGATACGACCAAGCAGGTTTAATGGTACGATTTTCAAATAATACTTGGTTAAAGACTTCTGTTGAATATATACCTGACGGCCATAGTAAATTAGGTGTTGTCGTAACAAATCAAGGTTATTCTGATTGGTCTAGCCAGGAATTTTCAGAAGACGATACTTCACTTTTTTATCGAATTACAAGAAGAGAAAACAATTACTATGTTGATTATTCATTAGATGGTACTTCGTGGAGTCAAATAAGAATGACTCATCTAGTTGAAGAGACAGATAATATTAAAGTTGGCATCTATGCTTGTAGTCCGCAAGGAGAAGGCTGCGAAGCAGAGTTCGACTTTATAAAGATTGAAAATATAAATAATGATACAAAAGTTTATTAA
- a CDS encoding fumarylacetoacetate hydrolase family protein, producing the protein MRIIRYVNENSVAILAALTKEGKVYPLPQADFMKLVQQANDQNLSLLAFVESAVLGVDPISHSVESLSLLVPIEAPEVWASGVTYERSRDARNFESSEGEIESVTFYDKVYDAERPEIFMKSTAARTVGPNDEVCLRSDSHWQIPEPELGLVINSKGEILGYTIGNDMSCRDIEGENPLYLPQAKVWKHSCSIGPAVLLAETVQDPYQFEITCRIYRGGLKVVEEKASTRQLKRTFDELVSYLLKDNQIFDGTVLLTGTCIIPPNEFTLADGDRIEIEISDIGVLQNPVRLANPAIPTS; encoded by the coding sequence ATGCGTATCATTCGTTATGTAAATGAAAATTCTGTTGCGATTCTGGCTGCATTAACAAAAGAGGGAAAGGTTTATCCACTGCCTCAAGCGGATTTTATGAAACTGGTCCAACAAGCAAATGACCAAAATCTTTCTCTTCTGGCCTTTGTTGAAAGCGCTGTCTTGGGTGTGGATCCAATTTCTCATTCTGTTGAAAGTTTATCTTTGCTGGTTCCTATTGAAGCGCCAGAGGTTTGGGCTTCCGGTGTCACCTATGAAAGGAGCAGAGATGCCAGAAACTTTGAGTCTTCAGAAGGAGAAATTGAATCAGTTACGTTCTATGACAAGGTTTATGATGCAGAACGCCCGGAGATTTTCATGAAGTCTACAGCAGCTAGAACAGTGGGTCCAAATGATGAAGTATGCCTTCGCAGTGACTCTCATTGGCAAATCCCAGAGCCAGAGTTAGGGCTTGTCATAAATAGCAAAGGAGAGATTTTAGGATACACGATAGGAAATGACATGAGCTGCCGGGATATTGAAGGGGAAAACCCGCTTTATCTTCCTCAGGCGAAAGTTTGGAAACATTCCTGTTCCATTGGACCGGCCGTCCTTCTGGCAGAAACGGTTCAAGATCCTTATCAATTTGAGATCACATGCAGAATTTATCGAGGCGGCTTAAAAGTTGTAGAAGAAAAAGCGAGTACGCGCCAATTAAAACGAACGTTTGATGAACTAGTTTCCTATCTGCTTAAAGATAATCAGATTTTTGATGGCACTGTTTTATTGACTGGTACATGTATTATACCGCCCAATGAATTCACCTTAGCAGATGGGGACAGAATCGAGATCGAAATCTCTGATATCGGTGTTTTACAGAATCCTGTCCGCTTGGCGAATCCAGCCATACCAACTTCATAA
- a CDS encoding IclR family transcriptional regulator: MPIIQSVERALRILDLFDEHTTELKITDISELMGLHKSTIHSLLKTLQEYGYIKQNSENGKYGLGMKLFERGNYVIQSLDIRHIAKKYLVDLSLKTGQTAHLVILDGKEGVYVDKVEGPMAVILYSRIGRRIPLHCSAVGKALIAFKKEEEIQKVLNGYDYFKKTENTITNKADFMLELEKVRTRGYAIDNQENEPGVRCIAVPVRNNENETIAAISLSTLVARVDETQLEEFAAQLKAVGSELSEQMGFGILLR; the protein is encoded by the coding sequence ATGCCCATCATTCAATCAGTAGAACGAGCCCTTCGTATCCTCGACCTATTTGACGAACATACAACTGAGCTAAAGATAACAGATATCAGCGAGCTTATGGGCCTGCATAAAAGTACGATTCATTCTTTACTTAAAACTCTTCAGGAATATGGATACATTAAGCAAAATTCGGAAAACGGAAAATACGGATTAGGAATGAAGCTTTTTGAAAGAGGAAATTATGTTATTCAGTCATTAGATATCAGGCATATAGCAAAGAAGTATTTAGTAGACCTTTCATTAAAAACAGGGCAGACCGCCCATCTTGTTATTTTAGATGGAAAAGAAGGGGTATACGTAGATAAAGTGGAAGGCCCCATGGCTGTTATCCTTTATTCCCGGATAGGAAGACGAATCCCTCTCCATTGCTCTGCTGTTGGAAAGGCCTTAATCGCTTTTAAGAAGGAAGAAGAAATACAAAAGGTTTTAAACGGATATGATTACTTTAAAAAAACAGAAAACACCATCACAAACAAAGCAGATTTCATGCTTGAACTTGAAAAAGTTCGTACTCGGGGATACGCAATAGATAATCAAGAAAATGAGCCAGGGGTTCGCTGTATTGCAGTACCCGTTCGAAATAATGAAAATGAGACCATTGCTGCTATTAGTCTTTCTACTCTTGTTGCCCGCGTTGATGAAACTCAGTTAGAGGAGTTTGCTGCTCAACTAAAGGCAGTCGGCTCCGAATTATCAGAACAAATGGGATTTGGGATACTATTAAGATAA
- a CDS encoding UxaA family hydrolase, whose product MNTDFRTVMMKPHDNVAVALMSLPAGSHVQVACQDERFFIEMKGTIEFGHKFAVKPISKGEDILKYGEVIGAATKDIEPGEHVHIHNLEGKRGRGDKVGVE is encoded by the coding sequence ATGAATACAGATTTTAGGACTGTAATGATGAAACCGCATGATAACGTAGCTGTTGCTTTAATGAGTTTACCAGCAGGGAGCCATGTCCAAGTGGCATGCCAAGATGAACGCTTTTTCATTGAAATGAAAGGTACGATTGAATTCGGGCATAAGTTTGCCGTCAAACCAATTTCCAAGGGTGAAGATATTCTTAAATACGGGGAAGTCATTGGGGCAGCCACAAAAGATATTGAACCGGGAGAACATGTTCATATTCACAATCTAGAGGGAAAACGCGGGCGGGGGGATAAAGTTGGAGTGGAATAA